In Raphanus sativus cultivar WK10039 chromosome 5, ASM80110v3, whole genome shotgun sequence, the following proteins share a genomic window:
- the LOC108857574 gene encoding signal peptidase complex-like protein DTM1 isoform X1, giving the protein MTNEAALRSSMVGLALVMVLVWLWTQSLKKTVVTYAIGVSLIAGIVLPDWDFFDRSFSRWTYPVTAEERAAALSRKSQSSSRFRVYPMRMVVYVTVYGYAVYRWWMFVTK; this is encoded by the exons ATGACAAACGAAGCAGCTTTGAGATCGTCAATGGTAGGTCTTGCATTGGTGATGGTGTTGGTATGGTTATGGACACAGTCTTTAAAGAAGACGGTTGTTACCTATGCAATCGGTGTTTCTCTGATCGCTGGCATAGTCTTACCTGACTGGGACTTCTTTGATCGGAGTTTCTCCCGGTGGACCTACCCTGTTACGGCCGAGGAAAGAGCAGCTGCTCTCTCCCGCAAATCACAATCTTCAAG CAGGTTTAGAGTGTACCCTATGCGGATGGTCGTATACGTAACGGTGTACGGATATGCAGTGTATAGGTGGTGGATGTTCGTGACGAAATGA
- the LOC108857574 gene encoding signal peptidase complex-like protein DTM1 isoform X2 — protein sequence MTNEAALRSSMVGLALVMVLVWLWTQSLKKTVVTYAIGVSLIAGIVLPDWDFFDRSFSRWTYPVTAEERAAALSRKSQSSRFRVYPMRMVVYVTVYGYAVYRWWMFVTK from the exons ATGACAAACGAAGCAGCTTTGAGATCGTCAATGGTAGGTCTTGCATTGGTGATGGTGTTGGTATGGTTATGGACACAGTCTTTAAAGAAGACGGTTGTTACCTATGCAATCGGTGTTTCTCTGATCGCTGGCATAGTCTTACCTGACTGGGACTTCTTTGATCGGAGTTTCTCCCGGTGGACCTACCCTGTTACGGCCGAGGAAAGAGCAGCTGCTCTCTCCCGCAAATCACAATCTTCAAG GTTTAGAGTGTACCCTATGCGGATGGTCGTATACGTAACGGTGTACGGATATGCAGTGTATAGGTGGTGGATGTTCGTGACGAAATGA